Proteins encoded in a region of the Melioribacteraceae bacterium genome:
- a CDS encoding MATE family efflux transporter, with protein sequence MKFFSFTKDHTYILKIALPAIAGLATQMIVSLVDTAMVGRLSDAEYNLAAMGIGVFATWAVVSLFSSLATGTHVLIARSFGEKNDKGCGEVLNTAIILSFLIGIVVACLVVFFSRDIAGFFAADKKVGLLAGDYLYYRFMGIPFFLITVSYRGFFFGIGKTKIFMYSGVLANLLNIIFNYIFIYGAFEIEGMGLAGAGLGSTIATICDAFFYFGVSLLPSYKNKFNYFHNFRFIKGIAQRIIKISLPVSLQNIFILIGFLSFIAITGLIGIMEQAASNVVFSALLISLLPCFGFGIAVQTIVGNTVGSGDLQLAKRYGFETSKIASVYTIALGIVFFLFPRGILILTTNDSQVIETAVPALRIAALGQIFYSVGVVLANGLQAVGKTLFVMIAEVVANWFVFVPIAYLLGVVLEFGLVGAWSALPFYVVLYALIIFIKYKFGNWERYQKV encoded by the coding sequence ATGAAATTCTTCTCATTTACAAAAGACCACACTTATATCCTCAAAATTGCACTTCCTGCAATTGCCGGATTAGCTACTCAAATGATAGTAAGCCTGGTAGATACCGCTATGGTCGGACGCCTTTCGGATGCTGAATATAATCTGGCGGCAATGGGAATTGGTGTTTTTGCTACATGGGCGGTCGTAAGCCTTTTTTCAAGCCTCGCTACCGGCACACATGTCTTAATTGCACGGAGTTTCGGTGAAAAAAATGATAAAGGATGCGGTGAAGTTCTTAATACTGCAATTATTCTCTCATTTCTTATTGGGATCGTAGTTGCTTGTCTTGTGGTCTTTTTCTCACGCGATATAGCAGGTTTCTTTGCCGCTGATAAAAAAGTCGGACTTCTGGCAGGGGACTATCTGTATTACCGTTTTATGGGGATTCCGTTCTTTCTCATTACAGTTTCTTATAGGGGATTCTTTTTCGGGATCGGAAAAACCAAAATTTTCATGTATTCAGGTGTCCTGGCCAATCTTCTTAACATTATATTCAATTATATCTTTATTTACGGTGCATTTGAAATCGAGGGGATGGGTCTCGCCGGTGCAGGGTTGGGTTCCACAATCGCTACAATTTGCGATGCTTTTTTCTACTTCGGCGTATCACTTTTACCTTCCTATAAAAATAAATTCAATTACTTCCATAATTTCAGATTCATTAAAGGAATTGCTCAAAGGATAATTAAAATTTCACTCCCGGTTTCTCTTCAAAATATTTTTATTCTGATCGGATTTTTAAGTTTTATTGCAATTACCGGATTAATTGGGATTATGGAGCAGGCTGCAAGTAATGTTGTCTTTTCCGCTCTCCTAATCTCATTGTTGCCCTGTTTCGGATTCGGGATTGCCGTTCAGACAATTGTAGGAAATACTGTTGGAAGCGGGGATCTTCAACTTGCCAAAAGGTACGGCTTCGAGACTAGTAAAATTGCATCTGTTTATACAATCGCTTTAGGAATTGTTTTCTTCCTGTTTCCAAGAGGCATACTTATTCTTACTACAAATGATTCCCAGGTAATTGAAACCGCTGTACCTGCTCTGAGGATTGCAGCATTAGGACAGATTTTCTACTCGGTTGGTGTTGTACTTGCAAACGGTCTGCAGGCCGTAGGAAAAACCCTTTTTGTTATGATAGCAGAAGTAGTTGCCAATTGGTTTGTTTTTGTTCCGATAGCCTACCTGCTCGGAGTTGTTCTTGAATTTGGTCTTGTGGGTGCCTGGTCCGCTCTTCCTTTTTATGTTGTTCTGTATGCTTTGATCATTTTTATCAAATATAAGTTCGGAAATTGGGAGAGGTACCAGAAAGTCTGA
- a CDS encoding helix-turn-helix transcriptional regulator has translation MTKQEEIRYLIHTLGIKLGIIAEKLGIKVQTLSYLINESPQFDDDLYKKIKEIIDDYQFELNLFEGEYNESLDLFTSEEAMHLGIGERLRLFAKRKYGTLKKLAEAMKISPQQLQQYISGKREPGSKILTRLLRLGCDVNWLLGGKEALESYKIYRLESELRRLQQSFNQINSVIQKVESGH, from the coding sequence ATGACCAAACAGGAAGAAATTAGATACCTGATTCATACACTCGGTATCAAGTTAGGAATAATCGCTGAGAAACTAGGTATTAAGGTACAAACCCTTTCATATCTTATTAATGAATCACCTCAATTTGACGATGACCTGTATAAAAAAATAAAAGAAATTATTGATGACTATCAGTTTGAATTAAATTTATTCGAAGGAGAATACAACGAATCGCTCGATCTTTTTACAAGCGAAGAGGCAATGCATCTTGGTATTGGCGAAAGATTAAGATTATTTGCAAAGAGAAAATACGGGACGTTAAAAAAGTTGGCAGAGGCGATGAAAATTTCGCCGCAGCAGCTTCAGCAGTATATTAGCGGGAAAAGAGAACCCGGTTCTAAGATTCTTACACGCCTGTTACGACTCGGATGCGATGTAAACTGGCTGCTCGGAGGCAAAGAGGCATTGGAATCGTACAAAATCTACAGACTTGAGAGCGAATTGAGAAGATTGCAGCAGAGTTTCAATCAGATTAATTCTGTAATCCAAAAGGTAGAGAGCGGACATTAA